In Halobaculum rubrum, the following are encoded in one genomic region:
- a CDS encoding DUF4013 domain-containing protein translates to MPQISDAITYPTEHDDWVTTILIGGVLSVFGFLLLPLLPVYGYVVRVIRHSLEGDPRPPTFGDWEELVVDGAKAVLVGAVYMLIPGIVGGVTVGGSLVAIATGTRGGTATGIAGFVIGGLLTVLLSLVFGYVAVAAVVAFADERRVGAAFDLDILKPVVLSGAYATAWVFSLVVFLAASVLVGVLNGIPILGVVVGAFVFFYAQVVAARLWAGGYADARTEADGTTRPDVGGSVA, encoded by the coding sequence ATGCCACAGATCAGCGACGCGATCACGTACCCGACCGAACACGACGACTGGGTGACCACGATCCTCATCGGCGGGGTCCTGTCGGTCTTCGGATTCCTGCTGCTCCCGTTGCTGCCGGTGTACGGCTACGTCGTTCGCGTCATCCGACACTCGCTGGAGGGCGATCCCCGGCCGCCGACGTTCGGCGACTGGGAGGAGCTCGTCGTCGACGGCGCGAAGGCGGTCCTCGTCGGCGCGGTGTACATGCTGATCCCCGGGATCGTGGGTGGGGTGACCGTCGGCGGCTCGCTCGTCGCTATCGCGACGGGGACGAGAGGCGGCACAGCCACCGGGATCGCCGGGTTCGTTATCGGCGGGCTGCTCACGGTCCTTCTCTCGCTCGTCTTCGGCTACGTGGCCGTGGCCGCGGTCGTCGCCTTCGCCGACGAACGGCGCGTCGGCGCGGCGTTCGACCTCGATATCCTCAAGCCGGTCGTCCTCAGCGGGGCGTACGCGACCGCGTGGGTGTTCTCGCTCGTCGTCTTCCTCGCGGCGAGCGTGCTCGTCGGCGTGTTGAACGGTATCCCGATCCTCGGCGTGGTCGTCGGGGCGTTCGTGTTCTTCTACGCGCAGGTCGTGGCCGCGCGGCTGTGGGCCGGCGGCTACGCCGACGCCCGCACCGAGGCCGACGGAACGACCCGTCCGGACGTCGGCGGGTCGGTCGCCTGA
- a CDS encoding thioredoxin family protein, with protein sequence MNANSNPGPPVDQPDPEAMLDRLIEVGAIREDDDGTLRISAALHDIIDLYEQSYGDLPEQEFTEAVADAFGLDYSEAVRRIDEEGVTREEFVAYLSLRAHFEDEDEPVPDSLERATMASLVVDIAPATPVPQVMRELEDDEVESFLDANDRAVVFVWRLRCDPCESMKAELEETLGLLPDDVAVAGVDGEAVPTVRERFEVDVAPAVVCVADGRRAGIETGYQSPAAVADLVADAFGDD encoded by the coding sequence ATGAACGCCAACTCCAATCCCGGTCCGCCGGTCGACCAGCCCGACCCCGAAGCCATGCTCGATCGGCTCATCGAGGTCGGCGCGATCCGCGAGGACGACGACGGCACGCTCCGGATCTCCGCGGCGCTTCACGACATCATCGACCTGTACGAGCAAAGCTACGGCGACCTGCCCGAACAGGAGTTCACGGAGGCCGTCGCCGACGCGTTCGGCCTCGACTACTCGGAGGCGGTCCGCAGGATCGACGAGGAGGGCGTCACCCGCGAGGAGTTCGTCGCGTATCTCTCGCTTCGCGCGCACTTCGAGGACGAGGACGAGCCGGTGCCCGACTCCCTCGAACGCGCGACGATGGCGTCCCTCGTCGTCGATATCGCGCCCGCGACACCCGTCCCGCAGGTGATGCGCGAACTCGAGGACGACGAGGTCGAGTCGTTCCTCGACGCGAACGACCGCGCGGTCGTGTTCGTCTGGCGCCTCCGGTGTGACCCGTGTGAGTCGATGAAAGCCGAGCTCGAGGAGACCCTCGGTCTGCTCCCCGACGACGTGGCCGTCGCGGGCGTCGACGGCGAGGCGGTACCGACCGTTCGCGAACGGTTCGAGGTCGACGTGGCGCCCGCGGTGGTGTGCGTCGCCGACGGTCGGCGGGCGGGGATCGAGACCGGGTACCAGTCGCCGGCCGCCGTCGCCGATCTGGTTGCGGACGCGTTCGGCGACGACTGA
- a CDS encoding DUF7520 family protein has translation MTAPRNDATEDDRARGERFDGPRLVIVLYVLLTAVGGVGGVLVATFVDGLTAPALYAVIPLPPTALGFGVYGAVTIATVLGIPLALVVYVSRRIDDPNAVDE, from the coding sequence GTGACGGCGCCCCGAAACGACGCGACCGAGGACGACCGGGCACGAGGCGAACGGTTCGACGGACCGCGGCTGGTGATCGTCCTCTACGTCCTCCTCACGGCCGTCGGCGGCGTCGGCGGCGTACTCGTCGCCACGTTCGTCGACGGCCTCACCGCGCCCGCGCTGTACGCGGTGATCCCCCTGCCGCCGACGGCGCTGGGGTTCGGAGTGTACGGCGCCGTCACGATCGCGACGGTCCTCGGGATCCCGCTCGCGCTCGTGGTGTACGTCTCGCGGCGGATCGACGATCCGAACGCGGTCGACGAGTGA
- a CDS encoding branched-chain amino acid ABC transporter permease: MSGDRSDGGTDVVPDGGTVTEGTAGGSGGSALAGLRDRDDFVVVAMAAALVVFPFLLIDVLGAIGEVIGISIGGYSGLPSLVLIYGIIVIGFNLLLGYTGLLSFGHAAFFGSAAYSAALFSQVVPSPILMVIVGTIVATLLAWPIGFVSIRRSGVYFAVLTLTFGQALYFYALGPGAWLTNGDNGFSGIEAHGLFVGAIPLDAQLIPVFDSYTVMYAFAAVVMLIAVWVANRIINSPYGLIFEALGENEERVEFVGLNVFRYKLMAFVISAVFAGVGGAMFVIHEQYIHPTTGLYWIQSGDFVIMTVLGGTGSLVGPVFGALVFEYVANVISGVTLPVVGSIGSLWRFVLGAVFVFIVWVFPRGIYGAFSDLGSRLLGGGSEESAAADGGEHE, encoded by the coding sequence ATGAGCGGCGACCGCTCCGACGGTGGAACCGATGTGGTGCCCGACGGCGGCACCGTGACCGAGGGGACCGCGGGCGGCTCCGGCGGCTCCGCGCTGGCCGGGCTGCGCGACCGCGACGACTTCGTCGTCGTCGCGATGGCGGCGGCGCTGGTCGTGTTCCCGTTCCTGCTGATCGACGTCCTCGGTGCGATCGGCGAGGTGATCGGCATCTCCATCGGCGGCTACTCCGGGCTGCCGTCGCTGGTGCTCATCTACGGCATCATCGTCATCGGCTTCAACCTCCTGCTGGGGTACACCGGCCTGCTGTCGTTCGGCCATGCGGCCTTCTTCGGCTCGGCGGCGTACTCCGCGGCGCTGTTCAGCCAGGTCGTCCCGAGCCCGATCCTCATGGTGATCGTCGGGACGATCGTGGCGACGCTGCTCGCGTGGCCGATCGGGTTCGTGTCGATCCGTCGCTCGGGCGTGTACTTCGCCGTCCTGACGCTGACGTTCGGACAGGCGCTGTACTTCTACGCGCTCGGCCCGGGTGCGTGGCTCACCAACGGCGACAACGGCTTCTCGGGGATCGAGGCACACGGACTGTTCGTCGGGGCGATCCCGCTGGACGCCCAACTGATCCCGGTCTTCGACTCGTACACGGTGATGTACGCGTTCGCGGCGGTCGTGATGCTCATCGCAGTCTGGGTCGCAAACCGGATCATCAACTCGCCGTACGGCCTCATCTTCGAGGCGCTGGGCGAGAACGAGGAGCGCGTCGAGTTCGTCGGGCTCAACGTGTTCCGCTACAAGCTGATGGCGTTCGTCATCTCCGCCGTGTTCGCGGGCGTGGGCGGCGCGATGTTCGTCATCCACGAGCAGTACATCCACCCGACGACGGGGCTGTACTGGATCCAGTCGGGCGACTTCGTCATCATGACCGTTCTCGGCGGCACCGGCAGCCTCGTCGGACCGGTGTTCGGCGCGCTCGTGTTCGAGTACGTCGCGAACGTCATCTCCGGCGTCACCCTGCCGGTGGTCGGCTCGATCGGGTCGTTGTGGCGGTTCGTGCTCGGCGCCGTGTTCGTGTTCATCGTGTGGGTGTTCCCGCGGGGCATCTACGGCGCGTTCTCCGATCTGGGCTCGCGCCTCCTCGGCGGGGGCAGCGAGGAATCCGCCGCGGCCGACGGAGGTGAGCACGAATGA
- a CDS encoding ABC transporter ATP-binding protein, protein MLSVEDVDAYYGQSHILRDLSLHVEEGEVCALLGRNGAGKTTTLRSIAGARPPDVRDGAVRFKGDEITDRTTEDISSLGISLVPEERRVFPNLTVGENLHLSDVARNWSNIVGRDVSMDHPGMSTEEVYEVFPRLEERESQKAGTLSGGEQQMLAIARALKQDTDLLMLDEPYEGLAPQIIETVAAAIERIAEAGTTILLVEQNAVAAMNIADRAYVIDQGSIVFAGSSDELRDDEQTRERYLGV, encoded by the coding sequence ATCCTCTCCGTCGAGGACGTCGACGCCTACTACGGCCAGAGTCACATCCTCCGGGACCTCTCGTTGCACGTCGAGGAGGGCGAGGTGTGTGCGCTGCTGGGGCGCAACGGCGCGGGCAAGACGACGACGCTGCGGTCGATCGCCGGCGCTCGCCCGCCGGACGTTCGCGACGGCGCCGTCCGGTTCAAGGGCGACGAGATCACCGACCGAACGACCGAGGACATCTCCTCGCTCGGTATCTCGCTGGTACCCGAAGAGCGCCGCGTCTTCCCGAACCTCACGGTCGGAGAGAACCTCCATCTGTCCGACGTGGCGCGCAACTGGTCGAACATCGTCGGGCGCGACGTCTCGATGGACCACCCCGGCATGTCCACCGAGGAAGTGTACGAGGTGTTCCCACGGCTGGAGGAGCGCGAATCACAGAAGGCCGGAACGCTCTCGGGCGGCGAACAGCAGATGCTCGCGATCGCCCGTGCGCTGAAGCAGGACACTGACCTGTTGATGCTCGACGAACCCTACGAGGGGCTGGCACCGCAGATCATCGAGACGGTCGCGGCGGCGATCGAGCGGATCGCCGAGGCCGGGACGACGATCCTGCTCGTCGAACAGAACGCCGTGGCGGCGATGAACATCGCGGATCGCGCGTACGTCATCGACCAGGGAAGCATCGTGTTCGCCGGCAGTTCCGATGAACTGCGCGACGACGAGCAAACCCGCGAGCGGTATCTGGGTGTCTGA
- a CDS encoding universal stress protein translates to MYHAVLGVDEDEEHARATAKEIVNLPGDGSETEVTIVHVFQDNPSGASATQVASVRAAQKILENAGITVDVTESSGDPADAIIEVSEEADADLIVVGGRKRSPAGKALFGSVTQTVILNGGCPVMVTGVIDDE, encoded by the coding sequence ATGTATCATGCAGTACTCGGTGTCGACGAAGACGAGGAGCACGCACGCGCCACCGCAAAGGAGATCGTAAACCTGCCGGGCGACGGAAGCGAAACCGAGGTCACGATCGTCCACGTCTTTCAGGACAACCCCAGCGGCGCCTCCGCGACGCAGGTCGCGTCCGTCCGCGCGGCGCAGAAGATCCTCGAGAACGCGGGGATCACCGTCGACGTGACCGAGTCCAGCGGCGACCCCGCGGACGCGATCATCGAAGTGAGCGAGGAGGCGGACGCGGACCTGATCGTCGTCGGCGGGCGCAAGCGCTCGCCGGCGGGCAAGGCGCTGTTCGGGTCGGTGACCCAGACGGTCATCCTCAACGGCGGCTGTCCGGTGATGGTGACCGGCGTCATCGACGACGAGTAA
- a CDS encoding ABC transporter ATP-binding protein codes for MSLLRTDGLTKQFGGLVAVDEVSFEVDSGETRAVIGPNGAGKSTLINCITGALEPTAGSVEFSGEDITDLEPHETVQAGVSKSFQTASIFPEMTVRENVEISAIAAEHGSFSFDFLKRLSGFDGVHEITDRMLESVELLGDADVEAASLPYGDKRRLEIAIALASEPDLLLMDEPTAGMSPDETAATVDLVEQLQDELDLTILIVEHDMEIIFQIADRILVLNRGQVIADGTPEQVQESEEVQEAYLGGVEL; via the coding sequence ATGAGCCTTCTCCGCACGGACGGGCTCACGAAACAGTTCGGCGGCCTCGTCGCGGTCGACGAGGTGAGCTTCGAGGTCGACTCCGGCGAGACCCGCGCGGTCATCGGGCCCAACGGGGCCGGCAAGTCGACGCTCATCAACTGCATCACGGGCGCGCTCGAACCGACGGCCGGAAGCGTGGAGTTCTCCGGAGAGGACATCACGGACCTGGAACCGCACGAGACGGTGCAGGCGGGCGTCTCGAAGTCGTTCCAGACGGCGTCGATCTTCCCCGAGATGACCGTCCGGGAGAACGTCGAGATCTCGGCGATCGCGGCCGAACACGGCTCGTTCAGCTTCGACTTCCTCAAGCGGCTGTCGGGGTTCGACGGGGTCCACGAGATCACGGACCGCATGCTGGAGTCCGTCGAACTGCTCGGGGACGCCGACGTCGAGGCCGCGAGCCTCCCGTACGGCGACAAGCGTCGCCTGGAGATCGCGATCGCGCTGGCGTCCGAGCCGGACCTGTTGCTGATGGACGAACCGACCGCCGGCATGTCGCCGGACGAGACCGCCGCGACCGTGGACCTCGTGGAGCAGCTCCAGGACGAACTCGACCTCACCATCCTCATCGTCGAACACGACATGGAGATCATCTTCCAAATCGCCGACCGCATCCTCGTGTTGAATCGTGGGCAGGTCATCGCCGACGGCACTCCCGAACAGGTACAGGAAAGCGAGGAGGTCCAGGAGGCGTACCTCGGGGGGGTGGAGCTGTGA
- a CDS encoding branched-chain amino acid ABC transporter permease translates to MPLQLDIASILLNGLQQGAIYALLGIGLTIILGTMEFLNLAHGALYLVGAYTGLIVFQETALTNGLLYSSGITTIGFEGGFLAALIVVPIVGFGVGLLMERFVAEPFYDRPETDQLLVTFGLALIVEETIKNVIGGNTFQSIAPQTIFGVNVSQPVNLPVVGLFPSWRLFIIVIAFVVIAATWLAIERTDFGLVVQAGTHDSEMVRILGIPINRSYSLVFALGAALAAFAGLIGASIQTLSPQIGTDQALLPAFLTIVVGGAGSVRGAIAGGLVLGLIISAMTQTYSQWAQIVLYLFVALMLVFRPEGLFGSGEVGE, encoded by the coding sequence TTGCCTTTACAGCTAGACATCGCATCGATACTCCTCAACGGCCTCCAGCAGGGCGCGATATACGCGCTGTTGGGTATCGGCCTCACGATCATCCTGGGGACGATGGAGTTCCTGAACCTCGCGCACGGCGCGCTCTATCTCGTCGGCGCGTACACGGGACTGATCGTGTTTCAGGAGACGGCCCTCACGAACGGGCTGTTGTACAGTTCCGGAATCACGACGATCGGGTTCGAGGGTGGGTTTCTCGCCGCGCTGATCGTCGTCCCGATCGTCGGGTTCGGCGTCGGGCTTCTCATGGAACGGTTCGTCGCCGAGCCGTTCTACGATCGTCCGGAGACGGACCAGCTCCTCGTGACGTTCGGGCTCGCGCTGATCGTCGAGGAGACCATCAAGAACGTGATCGGCGGGAACACCTTTCAGTCGATCGCGCCACAGACGATATTCGGGGTCAACGTCTCCCAGCCGGTGAACCTCCCGGTGGTCGGACTGTTTCCCTCGTGGCGGCTGTTCATCATCGTGATCGCGTTCGTCGTCATCGCGGCGACGTGGCTGGCAATCGAGCGGACGGACTTCGGGCTCGTCGTCCAGGCGGGCACCCACGACTCCGAGATGGTCCGAATCCTCGGGATCCCGATCAACCGCTCGTACAGCCTCGTGTTCGCTCTCGGCGCGGCCCTCGCCGCGTTCGCGGGCCTCATCGGCGCGTCCATCCAGACGCTCAGCCCACAGATCGGAACCGACCAGGCGCTGTTGCCGGCGTTCCTCACCATCGTCGTCGGCGGCGCCGGCTCCGTTCGCGGGGCCATCGCCGGCGGGCTGGTGTTGGGGCTCATCATCTCGGCGATGACACAGACGTACAGTCAGTGGGCGCAGATCGTCCTCTACCTGTTCGTCGCGCTCATGCTCGTCTTCCGTCCCGAGGGACTGTTCGGCTCGGGGGAGGTGGGCGAATGA
- a CDS encoding substrate-binding protein → MARETTALSRRDVLKASGAAGAAGLTGLAGCAGGGGGGDSEYPSLGNYPVEGDEVVFGFNVPQSGSYSQEGADELRGYNLAVDHLNNGGGWADTWSDLSGDGVLGKTVTSVEGDTATNPDTARQSAQRMIDRDNAVMISGGSSSAVAIAVQGLCQEEKVQFQCCVTHSNDTTGPECVRYSFREMFNAYMTGQALAPVLSEEYGEDLNFYQLYADYSWGQTQQASMEKFFTEVGNWSQLESVATPLGTSDYSSYLSDVPRDETDVLVLNHYGLDAANSLPQALEAGLDQDMEIVVPLYNRLMAEAAADSIGGIFGTVDWSWQLDNSPSQAFVEEYRAEHDRAPSYAARIAYTQTMQYAAAAERAGTFYPPEVIRAMEGYEYDNAGLGSETLRKCDHQGQRDVLVTRGLPSGEQTEDRLLEVVNQTSRDKLGYACDAGPAAECELGEYGDE, encoded by the coding sequence ATGGCGCGAGAGACCACCGCACTCAGCAGACGTGACGTGCTCAAGGCGTCCGGAGCGGCCGGCGCCGCAGGATTGACAGGACTGGCCGGTTGTGCCGGCGGCGGCGGCGGCGGCGATTCGGAGTATCCCTCCCTCGGGAACTACCCGGTCGAGGGCGACGAGGTCGTCTTCGGCTTCAACGTTCCGCAGTCGGGATCGTACTCCCAGGAGGGTGCCGACGAACTGCGCGGCTACAACCTCGCGGTCGACCACCTGAACAACGGCGGCGGCTGGGCCGACACCTGGTCGGACCTCTCCGGGGACGGCGTCCTCGGCAAGACCGTCACGTCCGTCGAAGGTGACACGGCGACGAACCCGGACACCGCACGACAGTCCGCCCAGCGGATGATCGACCGCGACAACGCGGTCATGATCTCCGGCGGATCCTCGTCGGCGGTCGCTATCGCCGTCCAGGGGCTGTGTCAAGAGGAGAAGGTCCAGTTCCAGTGTTGCGTCACCCACTCGAACGACACGACCGGACCGGAGTGTGTCCGTTACTCCTTCCGGGAGATGTTCAACGCGTACATGACCGGACAGGCCCTCGCGCCCGTGCTCTCCGAGGAGTACGGTGAGGACCTGAACTTCTACCAGCTGTACGCCGACTACTCGTGGGGGCAGACCCAGCAGGCGTCGATGGAGAAGTTCTTCACCGAGGTGGGTAACTGGAGCCAGCTCGAGTCGGTCGCGACGCCGCTGGGCACCTCCGACTACTCGTCGTACCTCTCGGACGTGCCCCGCGACGAGACGGACGTGCTCGTGCTCAACCACTACGGGCTGGACGCGGCGAACTCCCTCCCGCAGGCGCTCGAGGCCGGCCTCGACCAGGACATGGAGATCGTCGTTCCGCTGTACAACCGCCTGATGGCCGAGGCTGCGGCGGACTCCATCGGCGGGATCTTCGGCACGGTCGACTGGAGCTGGCAGCTGGACAACAGCCCCAGTCAAGCGTTCGTCGAGGAGTACCGTGCGGAGCACGACCGCGCACCCAGCTACGCCGCGCGGATCGCGTACACGCAGACGATGCAGTACGCCGCGGCCGCCGAACGGGCCGGAACGTTCTACCCGCCGGAGGTCATCCGCGCCATGGAGGGGTACGAGTACGACAACGCCGGGCTCGGCTCGGAGACCCTGCGCAAGTGCGATCATCAGGGCCAGCGAGACGTGCTCGTAACGCGCGGGCTACCGTCCGGAGAGCAGACGGAAGACCGGCTGCTTGAGGTAGTCAACCAGACCTCCCGCGACAAGCTCGGGTACGCGTGCGACGCCGGTCCCGCGGCCGAGTGTGAGTTGGGCGAGTACGGCGACGAGTAA